A region of Salinibacter sp. 10B DNA encodes the following proteins:
- a CDS encoding BatD family protein → MHSLRLLALLTGMGLLLVGGVRAQSGDEVEVTASAQPSEVGTAGTVVFKIQVKGAPLSAIETSSPPSTTNLVLQNPTPQTDPELSFDSGRLTRHVAIKWTYEPLQVGIGRIRPTTIRIRGTKYTTDEIRVRIVPQSQRPSRAPSASAPPAASSQRPSSQSNALGPRALFIRATASADTAYQNEQVTAEYRLFFRPGVRLRQSRMADAWDAPGFWREELDVASRPTPRTTDLYDQTYKAITLKRVALFPTQSGSLTIDPLRIETEARPRPQMGRRETVPRSRYEPVTLSSEELTVHVESLPPDSPPSFDGAVGRFSLDTQISNDSVEVGEAVDLTVRLQGSGNLATIAPPLVEPPSDFETYEPSVQTELDRSGGEVQGTKTFSYTLVPRSNGGYTLPPVTFTYFDPEAEQYRTLQSAPITLHATGDVPPQAVGRTGEGLPIGDIAGPIENAQWVRAHQAPLYAQPWAYAAVFVPILLAAGGAVYRRYTAGPTAPNAPPPDALDTAQRHLQDAHTHLRGGDADAFYGTVEHAVLSVLDAHLDLPQPPAGLTQQALDQHLVHHDVPPSDRKAVQELLDTCNEAQFSPTDPSYDAMEATLDHAQRLLLRLDDSLPTVKSR, encoded by the coding sequence ATGCACTCACTCCGCCTTCTTGCCCTCCTGACCGGGATGGGTCTCCTGCTCGTGGGGGGCGTCCGTGCCCAATCGGGAGATGAGGTCGAAGTGACCGCCTCGGCCCAGCCGTCGGAGGTGGGCACAGCCGGTACGGTTGTCTTCAAAATACAAGTGAAGGGAGCGCCCCTTTCGGCCATCGAGACCTCGTCTCCCCCGTCCACGACGAACCTCGTCCTCCAAAATCCGACGCCCCAGACAGATCCAGAACTTTCGTTCGACAGTGGACGCCTCACCCGCCACGTCGCGATCAAATGGACGTATGAGCCGCTGCAGGTGGGCATCGGGCGCATCCGACCAACGACCATCCGAATTCGCGGCACCAAATACACCACCGACGAGATCCGCGTCCGCATCGTGCCGCAGTCGCAGCGCCCCTCGCGTGCTCCTTCCGCTTCTGCCCCCCCTGCGGCCTCTTCCCAGCGCCCCTCCTCGCAATCTAATGCCCTCGGGCCGCGGGCACTTTTCATTCGGGCCACGGCGTCCGCCGACACGGCCTACCAGAACGAGCAGGTCACCGCCGAGTATCGTCTTTTCTTTCGTCCCGGAGTACGCCTGCGCCAAAGCCGAATGGCAGACGCCTGGGACGCCCCGGGCTTCTGGCGAGAAGAGTTGGACGTTGCCTCTCGTCCCACCCCCCGTACAACGGATCTATACGACCAGACCTACAAGGCCATTACGCTGAAGCGCGTGGCCCTCTTTCCGACCCAAAGTGGCTCCCTAACCATTGACCCGCTCCGCATCGAGACAGAAGCGCGCCCCCGCCCACAAATGGGGCGACGCGAAACGGTGCCCCGAAGCCGCTACGAACCCGTGACGCTTTCGTCGGAAGAACTTACGGTTCATGTGGAGTCGCTGCCCCCGGATTCGCCCCCGTCGTTTGATGGTGCCGTCGGGCGCTTTTCCCTAGACACCCAGATCAGCAACGACAGCGTAGAGGTGGGCGAGGCCGTTGACCTGACGGTTCGTCTCCAGGGATCCGGCAACCTCGCTACGATCGCGCCTCCACTCGTCGAGCCTCCTTCAGACTTTGAGACATATGAGCCGTCCGTCCAGACGGAGTTGGACCGGAGCGGCGGCGAAGTGCAAGGGACGAAAACATTCAGCTATACGCTCGTCCCCCGTTCGAACGGGGGATACACCTTACCGCCCGTGACCTTCACGTATTTTGACCCCGAGGCCGAGCAGTATAGAACGCTTCAGTCCGCCCCCATCACCCTCCACGCCACAGGCGACGTGCCGCCTCAGGCCGTGGGCCGAACGGGAGAAGGGCTCCCAATCGGAGACATTGCCGGCCCCATTGAGAACGCGCAATGGGTACGTGCTCACCAGGCCCCTCTCTACGCGCAACCGTGGGCCTATGCGGCCGTCTTCGTCCCCATTCTACTCGCCGCGGGCGGCGCTGTCTATCGACGGTACACCGCTGGCCCCACTGCCCCCAACGCTCCGCCCCCCGACGCACTAGACACTGCTCAGCGCCATCTCCAAGACGCCCACACCCATCTCAGAGGGGGTGACGCCGATGCCTTCTACGGCACCGTGGAGCACGCCGTCCTGTCGGTACTGGACGCGCACCTTGACCTTCCCCAGCCGCCCGCCGGCTTAACGCAGCAAGCGCTCGACCAGCACCTCGTCCACCACGACGTGCCCCCCTCCGATCGAAAGGCCGTCCAGGAGCTTCTCGATACGTGCAATGAGGCGCAGTTCTCCCCGACTGATCCCTCTTACGACGCCATGGAGGCGACTCTCGACCACGCCCAGCGCCTTCTCCTTCGCCTCGACGACTCCCTCCCAACTGTGAAGAGCCGTTGA
- a CDS encoding VWA domain-containing protein, with product MTFANPHALWLLLLVPLVGLWTWWRRRTERGLRYSDTELTAGIPASWRIRLQGLPAVLRMGALALGVVALARPQVHDVIRTTTAEGIDIMLALDTSSSMRAEDFQPNRFEAARDVAGSFVEGRTSDRVGLIVFAAEAYTQVPLTLDYSFLQRMLERVSIGVVEDGTAVGTALATAVNRLRETEAESKVVVLLTDGRNNRGEIDPATAAEIASTIGVRVYAIGVGAAESSGAVPRGHREQQQPGDGGVDEEMLRTVASTTNGRYFSASSKEALKRIYAEIDELETAEIDERVYTDREEWFAWALGPALALVLLEISLSTTAFRRFP from the coding sequence GTGACCTTCGCCAATCCCCACGCCCTGTGGCTTCTACTTTTGGTCCCCCTGGTGGGCCTATGGACGTGGTGGCGCCGCCGAACGGAAAGAGGCCTCCGCTATAGCGATACAGAACTGACCGCCGGTATACCGGCGTCGTGGCGCATACGGTTGCAGGGCCTTCCGGCCGTCCTCCGAATGGGAGCCCTCGCGCTTGGCGTGGTCGCCCTGGCCCGGCCCCAGGTGCACGACGTGATTCGCACCACCACCGCGGAGGGCATCGACATCATGCTCGCTCTCGACACCTCCTCATCGATGCGGGCCGAGGACTTTCAACCCAACCGCTTCGAGGCCGCACGCGACGTGGCGGGCTCGTTCGTCGAGGGACGAACCTCCGACCGCGTGGGACTCATCGTCTTCGCGGCCGAGGCATACACGCAGGTCCCCCTTACCCTCGACTATTCCTTCCTCCAGCGCATGCTGGAACGGGTAAGCATCGGGGTGGTGGAGGACGGAACGGCCGTGGGCACGGCCCTCGCGACGGCCGTCAACCGCCTCCGCGAAACGGAGGCCGAGAGCAAGGTGGTGGTCCTCCTCACGGATGGCCGCAACAACCGGGGAGAAATTGATCCAGCGACCGCGGCCGAGATTGCAAGCACCATCGGCGTGCGCGTGTACGCAATCGGCGTGGGTGCGGCGGAGTCATCTGGCGCCGTGCCGCGCGGCCACCGGGAGCAGCAGCAACCGGGCGATGGGGGAGTAGACGAAGAGATGCTGCGCACCGTGGCCTCCACCACGAATGGGCGCTACTTTTCCGCCTCCAGCAAGGAGGCACTGAAGCGCATCTACGCCGAGATTGACGAGCTAGAGACCGCAGAGATCGACGAGCGGGTCTACACCGATCGGGAGGAATGGTTTGCCTGGGCGCTCGGCCCCGCCCTCGCCCTCGTGCTGCTAGAGATTAGCCTCTCGACGACGGCCTTCCGCCGCTTCCCCTAA
- a CDS encoding VWA domain-containing protein, producing MDLLYPHFAWALLAVPGVAYLFWRAARAQTTALHRFGNAALVRQLAPSAPRWRRWLKATLVVLAVAGLALSLMGPRFGTQLRTVERRGVDLVVALDVSTSMQAQDVAPSRLKRAKEEIRDLVGQLRGDRVGLVLFAGSGFVQCPLTTDYNALRLFLDVAGPDQLPVPGTNFEAAYDAATDAFAAPRPSSDSTRPDPQRAQVLLVLSDGENHVGNLESLKERAQADDITLFAAGLGTDDGARIPVYKNGRQVDVKRDENGNIVRSRLDEAALTTLSENGAYFRIGSTSSALSDLPTALRQLQTSTVTEEQFADYAQMYQWPLAVALLLLLVEAFIPIRSRRG from the coding sequence ATGGACCTCTTGTATCCGCACTTTGCGTGGGCCCTGCTGGCCGTGCCCGGCGTGGCGTATTTGTTCTGGCGTGCCGCGCGGGCCCAGACGACGGCCCTCCACCGGTTTGGCAATGCCGCTCTCGTGCGGCAGCTGGCTCCGTCTGCTCCTCGATGGCGCCGTTGGCTGAAGGCCACGCTCGTGGTGCTGGCCGTGGCCGGCCTTGCGCTCAGCCTGATGGGGCCACGCTTTGGCACGCAGTTGCGAACCGTGGAGCGCCGGGGGGTAGACCTCGTGGTGGCCCTCGATGTGTCGACGTCGATGCAAGCCCAGGATGTGGCGCCGAGCCGCCTCAAGCGTGCCAAGGAAGAAATCCGCGATCTCGTCGGGCAGCTGCGCGGCGATCGCGTCGGGCTGGTCCTCTTTGCAGGCTCCGGCTTCGTTCAATGCCCCCTTACCACCGACTACAACGCTCTCCGGCTCTTTCTCGATGTCGCCGGCCCCGACCAACTTCCGGTGCCCGGCACCAACTTCGAAGCCGCCTACGACGCCGCAACCGATGCCTTCGCCGCCCCTCGTCCGTCGTCGGACTCCACCCGCCCCGACCCGCAGCGCGCTCAGGTACTTCTCGTCCTGTCGGATGGCGAAAATCACGTCGGCAACCTTGAGTCTCTTAAGGAGCGTGCCCAGGCGGACGACATCACCCTCTTTGCCGCTGGCCTCGGGACCGACGACGGCGCCCGTATTCCAGTATACAAGAACGGACGACAGGTGGACGTAAAACGGGATGAGAACGGCAATATCGTCCGCTCTCGGCTCGACGAGGCGGCGCTCACGACCCTTTCTGAGAATGGCGCCTATTTCCGAATTGGGAGCACGTCCAGTGCCCTTTCGGACCTGCCTACCGCCCTGCGCCAACTGCAAACGTCAACCGTGACGGAAGAGCAATTTGCGGACTATGCGCAAATGTACCAGTGGCCCCTTGCCGTGGCTCTGCTCCTCCTTCTCGTAGAGGCGTTCATTCCGATCCGGTCACGACGGGGGTGA
- a CDS encoding tetratricopeptide repeat protein produces the protein MTARFALLFLLFGLFGDAGAEHGRAGNALYEQEQYAEAAAAYREGLAAIDDTTGSVYATLQNNLGAALHRQKQYAAARSAFQRAVQAAPTEEARVRAFFNAGTAAAGTGRLQTALDDYRQALLLDPTHKQARYNYEYIKRQRANQQSGQRSPDVEPSAYARRLKKKAEAMVGREQYADAAELMSEGLQKDSTVAAYRDFIGRLDDIAQIAQSP, from the coding sequence ATGACCGCCCGTTTTGCCCTCCTTTTTCTCCTGTTTGGCCTGTTTGGCGATGCCGGGGCCGAGCATGGTCGTGCCGGCAATGCGCTGTACGAACAGGAACAGTACGCCGAAGCGGCCGCAGCGTACCGCGAGGGGCTCGCCGCAATCGACGATACGACAGGCAGCGTTTACGCAACCCTGCAGAACAACCTCGGGGCAGCACTGCACCGACAGAAGCAATATGCCGCTGCCCGCTCAGCTTTCCAGCGGGCTGTGCAGGCGGCTCCGACCGAGGAGGCGCGCGTCCGGGCCTTCTTCAATGCCGGAACTGCTGCTGCAGGCACGGGACGCCTGCAGACGGCCCTCGACGACTATCGGCAAGCCCTTCTGCTCGACCCCACCCACAAGCAGGCTCGGTACAACTACGAGTATATCAAGCGACAACGAGCCAACCAACAGTCCGGACAACGATCGCCCGACGTGGAACCGTCTGCGTACGCCCGTCGCTTGAAGAAGAAAGCAGAAGCAATGGTTGGTCGCGAGCAGTACGCGGACGCCGCTGAGCTCATGAGCGAGGGCTTGCAGAAAGACTCCACCGTAGCCGCGTACCGCGACTTCATTGGACGCCTTGACGACATCGCCCAAATTGCCCAGTCTCCATAA